From Candidatus Melainabacteria bacterium, one genomic window encodes:
- a CDS encoding cysteine--tRNA ligase, producing the protein MKKFTIYNNLTKKKETYDPKGSKTINIYTCGPTVYDDSHIGHARSAITWDFIVRYLRFLDYDVIWTRNITDIDDKIINKAKELNIHPDKVARIYTFSFHEDMLSLNIEWPDFEPKATQHLHEMYDFIKKLINKNAAYQINNDVYFSVKSFKNYGQLKGQSFEELEKGFGRIEPNPNKRHPLDFALWKGITEANEYGFESPWGKGRPGWHLECSTMNFVINNKKIDIHGGGDDLIFPHHENEIAQSEMALDCPFARYWIHNGMIMVNRKKMAKSEGNYLTIKDTLKLTTGNALRLFVLNSHYKMPLNYTKDGILSAQNGINRLLEAISDIEINTNTNTIKIQDEYTENFTCAMSDDFNSPQALAVMFKLADNINLEKNKNKKNELQQTLLHLLNILGFNLLKNKINPSLLNTIMSNLINELLDWRASCKKNMDFKSSDKIRSVLNNSNIEIKDLSNNKFTWNIKI; encoded by the coding sequence ATGAAGAAGTTCACCATATACAATAACTTAACTAAAAAAAAAGAAACATATGATCCTAAAGGCTCAAAAACAATCAACATTTATACTTGCGGTCCAACAGTATACGATGACTCTCATATAGGTCATGCAAGATCTGCAATAACATGGGATTTTATAGTCAGATATCTAAGGTTTTTAGATTACGACGTAATCTGGACAAGAAATATTACAGACATAGATGACAAAATAATTAATAAAGCTAAAGAATTAAATATCCATCCAGATAAAGTAGCTAGGATTTATACATTTTCATTTCACGAGGATATGCTCTCGCTAAATATTGAATGGCCTGATTTTGAACCAAAAGCAACACAACATTTACATGAGATGTATGATTTTATAAAAAAATTAATAAATAAAAATGCAGCATATCAAATTAATAATGATGTATATTTTTCTGTCAAATCATTTAAAAATTATGGTCAGTTAAAAGGGCAATCATTTGAAGAATTAGAAAAAGGTTTTGGAAGAATAGAACCAAATCCAAATAAAAGACATCCACTAGATTTTGCATTATGGAAAGGTATCACCGAAGCTAATGAATATGGCTTTGAAAGCCCCTGGGGAAAAGGAAGACCAGGTTGGCACCTTGAATGTTCAACAATGAACTTTGTTATAAACAATAAGAAGATTGATATTCATGGTGGAGGAGATGATTTAATTTTTCCTCATCATGAAAATGAAATAGCACAATCTGAAATGGCTTTAGATTGTCCGTTTGCAAGATATTGGATTCATAACGGTATGATTATGGTTAATAGAAAAAAAATGGCAAAATCAGAAGGTAATTACTTAACTATAAAAGATACATTAAAACTAACTACAGGAAATGCACTTCGCCTTTTTGTATTAAATAGCCACTATAAAATGCCATTAAATTACACAAAAGATGGGATTCTATCTGCACAAAATGGCATAAACAGACTATTAGAAGCTATATCAGATATTGAAATTAATACCAATACAAACACAATTAAAATCCAGGATGAATACACAGAAAATTTTACTTGTGCAATGTCTGATGATTTTAACAGCCCACAAGCATTAGCAGTTATGTTTAAACTAGCTGATAATATTAATTTAGAAAAAAACAAAAATAAAAAAAATGAACTGCAACAAACATTATTACATTTATTAAACATTTTAGGTTTTAATTTACTTAAAAATAAAATTAATCCAAGCTTATTAAATACAATTATGTCAAATCTAATAAATGAATTACTTGACTGGAGAGCAAGCTGTAAAAAAAATATGGATTTTAAAAGCAGTGATAAGATTAGAAGTGTACTAAATAATTCTAATATTGAAATTAAAGACCTCTCAAATAATAAATTTACATGGAATATAAAAATTTAA
- the kdpB gene encoding potassium-transporting ATPase subunit KdpB: MAITRDQSRNRSEIFHIFKESIIGSIKQLNPLVMIKNPIMFIAEILFMVMVILSIKPDLFGITSLTRETNIIISTLILFTILSANFIENLARQIGKSQVESLKIIHGDIEVKKILPNGEIEYVFTSQLKKGDIIKVQEGDLIPLDGEVIEGVATIDESAITGESSPVLKDSGIDISRSVTGGTRVLTDWLLIKIISEQGQTYLDQMINLVEDTERHKTPNEIKLNTLLRITTMSFLLTVISFLLLVNYLNIKLEPAYLIALVACLIPTTTSGLLKSIGISGFNKFNSLNILAISRDAIEITGNINILFIDKTGTLTFGNRIAIELIPLGNNSLIEVAKLAFLTSYFDGTVEGRSIISLIKRYITEMDIKEIKGTTHEFSASTRMSGIDLENGEILRKGAPDAIKKFILKRNGKLLENTEQLVENIAIQGGTPLLLSKNNEVTGIIHLKDMVKPNIKDKFQEIKNWGIKTIMCTGDNNLTAKVIAKEAGIDNYIAQAKPEGKIQMIRDYQSQGMIVAMIGDGTNDAPALAQADIGICMNNGTVAAKEASNMIDLESDPTKIINVIKTGIQQLTTKKALTTFSIITDISKYFLILPSIFISLLPINIMHLHLGLTSIFSVLIFNAMIILLMTPLALRGIKLRNNLLLFGFLGLIIPLFAIKIINIILGGLVK, encoded by the coding sequence ATGGCAATAACAAGAGATCAATCAAGAAATAGATCTGAGATATTTCATATTTTTAAGGAATCAATAATAGGTTCTATAAAACAATTAAATCCACTCGTTATGATTAAAAATCCAATCATGTTCATAGCTGAAATATTATTTATGGTTATGGTTATTCTTAGCATAAAACCAGACTTGTTTGGAATAACAAGTTTAACGAGAGAAACAAATATAATTATTTCAACATTAATACTTTTTACAATATTGTCTGCAAATTTTATTGAGAACTTAGCAAGGCAAATTGGGAAATCCCAGGTTGAAAGCTTAAAAATTATTCATGGCGATATAGAAGTAAAAAAGATTTTACCTAACGGAGAAATAGAGTATGTTTTTACATCCCAATTAAAAAAGGGAGACATAATCAAGGTACAGGAAGGTGATCTGATTCCTCTTGATGGAGAAGTTATTGAAGGAGTTGCAACTATAGATGAATCTGCAATAACAGGAGAATCTTCACCAGTATTAAAAGACTCAGGGATTGATATCTCAAGATCTGTAACTGGTGGTACAAGAGTACTAACAGACTGGCTTTTAATAAAAATTATATCTGAGCAAGGTCAAACATATCTAGATCAAATGATTAATCTTGTAGAAGATACAGAAAGACATAAAACACCTAATGAAATTAAATTAAACACATTGCTTAGAATCACAACAATGTCATTCTTACTTACTGTAATTTCATTTTTGCTACTGGTGAATTACTTAAACATAAAACTAGAGCCTGCTTATTTAATTGCACTAGTTGCTTGTTTAATACCAACAACAACTAGTGGATTACTAAAATCAATTGGAATATCTGGGTTTAATAAATTTAACTCATTAAACATTTTAGCAATTTCAAGAGATGCAATTGAAATTACAGGAAATATTAATATCCTTTTTATTGATAAAACAGGAACACTTACATTTGGAAATAGGATAGCTATTGAATTAATACCACTTGGAAACAACTCACTAATTGAAGTTGCAAAATTAGCATTTTTAACAAGTTATTTTGATGGGACAGTAGAAGGCAGATCAATTATTTCACTAATTAAAAGATATATTACTGAAATGGATATTAAAGAAATTAAAGGAACAACACATGAATTTTCTGCCTCAACTAGAATGAGTGGAATTGATTTAGAAAATGGAGAAATATTACGAAAAGGAGCTCCTGATGCAATAAAAAAATTCATACTAAAAAGAAATGGAAAGTTATTGGAAAATACTGAACAGCTAGTAGAAAATATCGCAATTCAAGGTGGTACACCACTTTTACTTTCTAAGAATAACGAAGTTACAGGAATAATACATTTAAAAGATATGGTTAAACCTAATATTAAAGATAAATTTCAAGAAATAAAAAACTGGGGCATTAAAACAATAATGTGTACAGGTGATAATAACCTTACAGCAAAAGTAATTGCAAAAGAAGCTGGCATTGATAACTATATTGCACAAGCAAAACCAGAAGGAAAAATACAAATGATAAGAGACTATCAATCACAAGGAATGATTGTTGCAATGATTGGAGACGGAACAAATGATGCACCAGCACTTGCCCAGGCAGATATTGGTATTTGTATGAATAATGGTACAGTAGCAGCAAAAGAAGCATCAAACATGATAGATCTTGAATCAGATCCAACAAAAATAATAAATGTAATAAAAACAGGTATTCAACAATTAACTACTAAAAAAGCATTAACAACATTTTCAATAATTACTGACATAAGTAAATATTTTTTAATATTGCCTAGTATTTTTATAAGTCTTTTGCCTATAAACATAATGCATTTACATCTTGGACTTACATCAATATTTTCAGTTCTAATATTTAATGCAATGATTATTCTTCTTATGACACCACTAGCATTAAGAGGCATTAAACTAAGAAACAATCTTCTTCTATTTGGATTTTTAGGACTAATAATACCTTTATTTGCTATAAAAATAATAAATATAATACTTGGAGGCCTTGTAAAATGA
- the argB gene encoding acetylglutamate kinase, which produces MIKRKQINNSEARVEILSQALPYIQKFHSKIFVIKYGGAAMEVPEIKKQTIKDFVLLSCVGIKLIIVHGGGPEINLMSKKLNLPVKFVSGYRVTDAKTMEVVEMVLVGKIQKELVNLINISGGKSIGLCGKDGNLFTAKPIKNMKKYGFVGEVEHINTSILITLLEKGFIPVISSVGANSHGQNYNINADNVASRVASSLKASKLILMTDTRGVLKNPSDQNSLLSRFSVKDATSYIKKKIIYGGMIPKVNAAIDALKHNVDSVHIINGGLKHSILLEVLTDKGIGTMITL; this is translated from the coding sequence ATGATAAAAAGAAAACAAATAAATAACTCAGAAGCAAGAGTAGAAATTCTTTCTCAAGCGTTACCTTATATACAAAAATTTCATAGCAAGATTTTTGTAATAAAGTATGGTGGAGCTGCAATGGAAGTTCCAGAAATTAAAAAACAAACCATTAAAGATTTTGTACTTTTAAGTTGTGTTGGTATTAAATTAATTATTGTTCATGGAGGTGGTCCTGAAATTAATTTAATGTCAAAAAAATTAAATTTACCTGTTAAATTTGTTTCTGGATACAGAGTAACTGATGCTAAAACCATGGAAGTTGTAGAAATGGTTTTAGTTGGAAAGATTCAAAAAGAATTAGTTAATTTAATTAATATTTCTGGTGGAAAATCTATAGGCTTATGTGGAAAAGACGGAAATTTATTTACTGCTAAACCAATTAAAAACATGAAAAAATATGGTTTTGTTGGTGAAGTAGAGCATATTAATACTTCAATTTTAATTACTCTTTTAGAAAAAGGTTTTATACCAGTTATTAGTTCAGTAGGTGCTAATAGCCATGGTCAAAACTATAATATAAATGCTGATAATGTAGCATCAAGAGTTGCATCCTCACTTAAGGCTTCAAAGCTAATATTAATGACTGATACACGAGGAGTGTTAAAAAATCCTAGTGATCAGAATTCTCTACTATCAAGATTTTCTGTTAAGGATGCAACAAGTTATATAAAGAAAAAAATAATTTATGGTGGAATGATACCTAAAGTAAATGCTGCAATAGATGCACTAAAGCATAATGTAGATTCAGTGCATATTATTAATGGTGGCTTAAAACATTCAATTTTACTTGAGGTCTTAACTGATAAAGGTATAGGTACAATGATAACTTTATAA
- the rnc gene encoding ribonuclease III, which produces MLKETRKKQLIQLITLLQINIRDFDLLNIALTHSSYKKGSAYASNNERLEFFGDAVLKLYVSEYLMQMYSNYSEGQLSKLRAYVVSEKVLVSIADKLNLTKYLMVGKNEFKSLPPSILADSLEALIAVIYYDAGPIFARDFILKHWKNQIGQASKINDIENFKAILQEYLQGCKLGLPVYKTISETGPDHNKVFDVAVYLKDEKLAGGRGKTKKEASQDAAKNALIVLKHKL; this is translated from the coding sequence ATGTTAAAGGAAACTAGAAAAAAACAGTTAATTCAATTAATCACTTTGTTACAGATTAATATAAGAGATTTTGATTTGTTAAATATAGCTTTAACACATAGTTCTTATAAAAAAGGAAGTGCTTATGCCAGCAACAATGAGAGACTGGAATTTTTTGGAGATGCAGTATTAAAACTTTATGTTAGTGAATATTTAATGCAGATGTATTCTAACTATTCTGAAGGACAGTTAAGTAAGCTAAGAGCATATGTAGTGAGTGAAAAAGTACTTGTAAGTATTGCAGATAAATTAAATTTAACAAAGTATCTAATGGTTGGAAAAAATGAATTTAAAAGCCTGCCTCCTTCAATATTAGCTGATTCACTTGAAGCATTAATTGCTGTTATTTATTATGATGCAGGACCAATATTTGCCAGGGACTTTATATTAAAACACTGGAAAAATCAAATAGGACAAGCAAGTAAGATAAATGATATTGAAAATTTTAAAGCTATTTTACAAGAATATCTTCAAGGTTGTAAACTAGGACTGCCTGTTTATAAAACAATTTCTGAAACAGGACCTGATCATAACAAGGTTTTTGATGTAGCAGTTTATTTAAAAGATGAAAAACTTGCAGGTGGAAGAGGTAAAACAAAAAAAGAAGCTAGCCAGGATGCAGCAAAAAATGCATTAATAGTGCTTAAACATAAGCTATGA
- the ybeY gene encoding rRNA maturation RNase YbeY, which translates to MATEIIIRSNARIKSRQWWLKVTKALYQALKKYLSKNKSNVNILITTNKEIKNLNKKFRKINMPTDVLSFSSTIKEHLGDIVISIQKAKEQALKKNITLETELITLLTHGYLHLLGYDHKLPKEKKQMFRVQDKIIQCTSQEQ; encoded by the coding sequence ATGGCTACAGAAATTATTATACGGTCAAATGCAAGAATTAAGTCTAGACAGTGGTGGTTAAAAGTCACAAAGGCTTTATACCAAGCACTAAAAAAATATTTATCAAAAAACAAATCAAATGTAAATATCTTAATTACCACTAACAAAGAAATTAAAAATTTAAATAAAAAATTCCGCAAAATTAATATGCCAACTGATGTTTTGTCATTTTCTTCAACAATAAAAGAGCATCTTGGGGACATTGTAATTTCAATTCAAAAGGCAAAAGAACAAGCATTAAAGAAAAACATAACTCTTGAAACTGAACTAATTACACTACTAACACATGGTTACTTACATCTTTTAGGCTATGATCACAAATTACCTAAAGAAAAAAAACAAATGTTTAGGGTGCAAGATAAAATTATTCAGTGTACTAGCCAAGAGCAATAA